Within the Syntrophales bacterium genome, the region GACCCGCCTGCCGCTCGTGGGGAAATTCTTCGCCCTGTTGTTTGTCCCCATGTTCTCCGGCCGGAACTTCAACATCAGCTATCTCCCGGTGAACGAGGGAATCCAGGGGGCTGAAAGCGTCGTGATCCCGCGGCTGGTTATCGAGGAGTTCATCCGGCGCACCCCCCACCGGGTCATGATCAGGCGCTGCACCTGCCGGGAATCGAAGCAATGCCGTCACTTCCCCTTCACGGAGGCCTGCCTGCAGATGGGCGAGGACACGCGGCACCTGGACCCCCGCATCGCCGATCACCTGACGGTGGAAGAGGCCATCGCCCTGGTGGACCGGCAACTGGCGCGGGGACTCATCCCCATGCTGGGCCGGGTGCGCGTGGACCACTATTTCTACGGCTCCCCGAACACCGGGAGACTGCTCACGGTCTGCTTCTGCTGCACCTGCTGCTGCACGGTGCTCAACTCGGCCCGCTTTTTCCCGCAGGCGGCGGCGGACTCCATCGTCCGGCTCAAGGGGCTTTCCCTGCACGTGGATCATGACCTCTGCACCCGGTGCGGCCGGTGCGTCGAGGCCTGCTTCATGAAGGCGCTCCGCCTGGAGGAGGATGCGGTCGTACGGGATGAAGGACGGTGCAAGGGGTGCGGCAGGTGTGAGACGGTCTGTCCCGGTGACGCCATTACGATGACGCTGGAAAGTATCGAGGATGCCGTCGAGGAGCTGCGGGGCCGGGTCCGGGAGCGGGTCGATTTCGGGGAGGCGGGTTCCGTCCCGCGCCTCAGGCCGGATCGACGTCGGGGTCCCGGTCCTCGATGACGGTCCGGACCGTGACGGCCATGTCCTTCCGGAGGGTGTTGTACACGGAGCAGTAGGTGGAGTGAGACAAGGCGACGGCCCGGTCGACCTTGCGGGGATCGACGTCCCGGCCGGCGATATGGAGCACCATCTCCACGGACCGGAAATACTGCGGCGGGCTTGAGTTCCTCTCCGCCGTCAGCTCCATCCGGAACCCCGCGAGGCGCACCCGCATCTTCTTCAGGATCATGACGACGTCGATGGCCATGCACCCGGCCAGGCTCAGGAGCAGCGCCTCCGTCGGCTTGCAGCCCCACTGGCCGTCGGAGTCGAAATCGATGTCGTATCCCTGGGGCGTCGAGCCGGTGAACCGGAGGTCCCGCTCCCAGACCAGGGACGTTTTTACGGGCGGCGGGACAAAATTCTTGTATCCCTCCAGGGTCGCCTTCACGTCGTTACTCTGCTGTTCTTCCATGGATCAAACCCTTTCCGATGCCGGTGCCGGGATCCCGTGCGGGAAGCCCCGCGCCGTCGGGGCGCGAGGCTTCCCTGTTCGATAGCGGGCCGGAGCGGAACATCAATCCCAGTTCCGGTAATCCAGGTGATCGTACTTCTTGAGGAATCGCGTCGGCAGGGCCAGGGCGTCCTTCCGGAACGGCGGCGCCAGCTGCGTCCCGTCCACGACGAACTCCAGGACGGTGGGCTTCCGGCTCTTGATGCACGTCTCGAAGGCGTCCCGGATGTCCTCCACCCGGTCCACGCGGACGCCCTCGGCTCCCATGGCCTTCGCCACCGGGACGAAGCTCTCCGGGTTGGGGATGTCCACGCCGCAGAAGCGGTTGTTGTAGAAGTCGATCTGGTTCTTCGCCTCGGCGCCCCACCACATGTTCCGGAACACGCAGGCCACGACGGGGAGGTTGTGCTCGACGGCCGTGCTGACTTCGTGGAGGCTCATCCCCCAGGCGCCGTCGCCGATGATGGCGATGACCGGCGATTTCGGACGGGCCAGCTGCGCACCCAGGGCGGCGGGATAGGCGAATCCCGTGTTCCCGAAAGTGAGGGCCGCGATGTGCCGGCGGCCGCCGTTGAATTTCAGGTAGCTGTTGGCCGTGGAGGAGACGTTCCCGATGTCCGTCGCGACGATGGCGTCGTCCGGCAGGGCCCGGGAGATCTCCAGGAGGACGCGCCGCGGGTTGACTGGATTCCCCTTGACCATGGCGGCCTTGACGATCTCCTTCTCCCATGCGTCCCTCTCCTTCTTCACGGCGGCGAGGCGGCGCGGGTCCGGCTTGCGGTTTTTGTCCGTGCCCTTGAGGCGCTTCAGGATCTCGACGGTTGCCTCCCGGGCGTCTCCGATGATGCCCACCTCGATGGGATGGGTGCGGGCGATGTGCTTGGGGTTGATGTCGATCTGGATGATCTTCGCCTTGTCGGGGAAGTAGTTGATGTCGTACTGGGGCAGCGTGCCGAACACGGAGAGCCGGGTCCCCACCGCGAGGACCACGTCCGCCTTCGAGAGGATCTTCATGGCCGCCTTCGATCCCATGTAGCCGATGGGGCCGACGGAGAGCGGGTGATTGCCGTAGAAGGCGTCGTTGTGGAGGTAGGTGACCGCCACGGGCGCCGTCAGGTGCTCGGCGATGTCCTTGATGACGTCCAGGGCGTCGGCGTCGACGACCCCCCGGCCGGAGACGATGACGGGATTCTTGGCTTTTGCCAGCAGCGCCGCCGCCCTGTCGAGGCTCGCCATGGAGCCGCAGCCCCGGGCGTCCACGCGGTACTGGGAGGGCTTGAGGATGGTCTCTTCGATCTCGCCGTAGAAGTAGTCCCGGGGAATGTCGTACAGGACGGCCCCACGCTCGGCATAGGCGATCCGGAAGGCCGTGCGCAGGCAGTCCGCCGCCCGCTTCGGATGGGGCACCCGGACCGTCGCCTTGGTGATGGCCTTGAAGACCGACACCTGGTCGCACTCCTGGAAGCCGTCCCAGCCGATCGTCGGTGTCCCCGCCGAG harbors:
- a CDS encoding OsmC family protein — translated: MEEQQSNDVKATLEGYKNFVPPPVKTSLVWERDLRFTGSTPQGYDIDFDSDGQWGCKPTEALLLSLAGCMAIDVVMILKKMRVRLAGFRMELTAERNSSPPQYFRSVEMVLHIAGRDVDPRKVDRAVALSHSTYCSVYNTLRKDMAVTVRTVIEDRDPDVDPA
- a CDS encoding 4Fe-4S binding protein, which translates into the protein MSRRPEWTLTLLKHLWPLTYLSPRVTRLPLVGKFFALLFVPMFSGRNFNISYLPVNEGIQGAESVVIPRLVIEEFIRRTPHRVMIRRCTCRESKQCRHFPFTEACLQMGEDTRHLDPRIADHLTVEEAIALVDRQLARGLIPMLGRVRVDHYFYGSPNTGRLLTVCFCCTCCCTVLNSARFFPQAAADSIVRLKGLSLHVDHDLCTRCGRCVEACFMKALRLEEDAVVRDEGRCKGCGRCETVCPGDAITMTLESIEDAVEELRGRVRERVDFGEAGSVPRLRPDRRRGPGPR
- the xsc gene encoding sulfoacetaldehyde acetyltransferase codes for the protein MKKVKMTPSEAIVETLLAEGVDHVCGIVGSAFMDMLDLFPSAGIRFIPVRHEQSAGHMEDAYARITGRAGVITGQNGPGITNMVTSVAAANMGHTPLIVISPSAGTPTIGWDGFQECDQVSVFKAITKATVRVPHPKRAADCLRTAFRIAYAERGAVLYDIPRDYFYGEIEETILKPSQYRVDARGCGSMASLDRAAALLAKAKNPVIVSGRGVVDADALDVIKDIAEHLTAPVAVTYLHNDAFYGNHPLSVGPIGYMGSKAAMKILSKADVVLAVGTRLSVFGTLPQYDINYFPDKAKIIQIDINPKHIARTHPIEVGIIGDAREATVEILKRLKGTDKNRKPDPRRLAAVKKERDAWEKEIVKAAMVKGNPVNPRRVLLEISRALPDDAIVATDIGNVSSTANSYLKFNGGRRHIAALTFGNTGFAYPAALGAQLARPKSPVIAIIGDGAWGMSLHEVSTAVEHNLPVVACVFRNMWWGAEAKNQIDFYNNRFCGVDIPNPESFVPVAKAMGAEGVRVDRVEDIRDAFETCIKSRKPTVLEFVVDGTQLAPPFRKDALALPTRFLKKYDHLDYRNWD